The DNA region AATGAAAAGATATTTGACGAGCAGGTAAATATCTATGATAAGCATATAAATTTGGACGAGTATTCATTTAGTGATACTAGCTTGCTTGAAGTTAGCACCTACCTTAAGAAACTAAGAAGCGATATGCTTTTAAAAGAATTTACCGCTAGCTCAAATGTATTTGCACTAAATTTAAATGACAATATCTCGGTAGCCATTGACGCTAGCAAGGGCGAATATGAGTTTAAAATAATAGCTTTAAAGCATACTTATATTGATGAGAGCGTTTTAGAAAATACCTTAAATTTGGGCGATAATGTCCCATTTAAAGATAAAAAATTTATAAGCTCATACACAAACGAGATAAGCATCATTCCAAGTAGCGTGAAATTTGTCCCAAGCTACAAGCAAAAGCCAAAAGCACCAGATATTACGCTAGGTCTTGTAGTCGGTCAAGATGGACTAAACAGCCAAAATAATACGATCCATACTGATAGCTATGGTAGAGTAAAGGTGAGGTTAAATGCTTTTAGCACACAAGAGATAATCGATAAAGACGACGCTATCAACGCAAGCTATCACAAGAGTGCTTATCTAAGAGTGATAACGCCTATTGCTAGCAATAGCTCAGGATTTTTTGCCATACCAAGGATCGGCGATGAGGTTATCATCTCTTTTTTACAAAATGACATAGATAACCCAGTAGTAAGTGGCAGCCTATATAATGCTTCAAATACGCCACTTGTAAATGTAGATAGTAACTATCACCAAACATCTCTTAGCTCAAAAACAATTGGCGCAAATGAGACCGGTATAAACGAGATCACTTTATCAAATTTAAAGAATAAAGAGCAAATTTATGTAAAAGCAGAAAAGGACTATGACGAGCTTGTAAATAACGACTTTTCTCAAACAATACTAAATGACAAAAGCTCACAAGTGCATGGAAGTTATACTGAACGAGTAAAAAAAGCCCACATTCAGACGATAGATCTAGCAAAAAATGTAAATGTCGGAGGCGAGTATCTAACAACAGTTGGACTTTCAAAAGATACAGTAGTTGGTGTCTCAAATACGCTAAATGTAGCCGTTGATAACAATACAAGAGTAGGCCAAGATAGTCATGAATTTGTAGGACATGATAAATTTGTAGAAGTAAAATCAAATCTTAATACGACCATACATAATGATGAGATGAAAGAGGTAAAAGGCACAAAAGAGCAAAATATAGATGGTGGCTATAAGCTAAATTCACAAAAAGGCATAAATGAATTTAGTAACGAGCATATTGTGCTTCAGGCAAATAGCTACATTGATATAAATGCTAAGTCAAATTTCACAACAAAAACAGCTGCCCAGTACACTGAGATTGCTGATTCAAAATTTAGCA from Campylobacter concisus includes:
- a CDS encoding type VI secretion system Vgr family protein, with the translated sequence MKEQQMDKNLTSPTSSLAKPVMLASSNSVATDGFVDYGVSNDTFSTLQIANESNDKFIVTRADIYENLESIFSIECFAYINLVKNPLYENLDTIYNNDKSYSSIYKYLDKSIKLSIKRPSSTNKTIVPDGSSNDMHFSGIVSDVEYLGVDDETSTNIDKKYFFKFKLTSPLYRLSINRANRIYTDQSILEVVKDILAFNKQRLTKELDFSNIKNNYNKREFIAQYNESDLAFITRLCHDSGIYFYEDNEKIYFHDTFILAYSNQNENFTSSDTSSGKEARKVSFNVNLNNNLATEHINKITKSETLKANSFTHSFQNTAYPNVLESKNEKIFDEQVNIYDKHINLDEYSFSDTSLLEVSTYLKKLRSDMLLKEFTASSNVFALNLNDNISVAIDASKGEYEFKIIALKHTYIDESVLENTLNLGDNVPFKDKKFISSYTNEISIIPSSVKFVPSYKQKPKAPDITLGLVVGQDGLNSQNNTIHTDSYGRVKVRLNAFSTQEIIDKDDAINASYHKSAYLRVITPIASNSSGFFAIPRIGDEVIISFLQNDIDNPVVSGSLYNASNTPLVNVDSNYHQTSLSSKTIGANETGINEITLSNLKNKEQIYVKAEKDYDELVNNDFSQTILNDKSSQVHGSYTERVKKAHIQTIDLAKNVNVGGEYLTTVGLSKDTVVGVSNTLNVAVDNNTRVGQDSHEFVGHDKFVEVKSNLNTTIHNDEMKEVKGTKEQNIDGGYKLNSQKGINEFSNEHIVLQANSYIDINAKSNFTTKTAAQYTEIADSKFSNIETTYEVNAKDKIIHQVGSTKVTIEGSSVVIEVAGVKAIFDSRGLRVIGGDIKAL